In the genome of Carnobacterium viridans, one region contains:
- the trxB gene encoding thioredoxin-disulfide reductase, with protein sequence MEIEEKIYDVVVIGSGPAGMTAALYSSRSNLSTLMLERGVPGGQMINTAEIENYPGFNSIVGPELSEKMFEGSKQFGAEYAYADVQEIQQGTEYKTIIAGKKTFKTRSIIIATGAEHRKLNVGGENEYNGRGVSYCAVCDGAFFRNKELVVVGGGDSAVEEGTYLTQFAKKVTIIHRRDELRAQKILQDRAFKNEKVDFIWDSTVENIYGDDNKVTGVKVRNVHTSEVKEFPADGAFIYVGILPNTDKFRDLGITDEEGWIPTNETMETSQPGIFAIGDVRLTPLRQVATAVGDGSLAGNAVFHYVEKLKESLEAKAISSK encoded by the coding sequence ATGGAAATAGAAGAAAAAATTTATGACGTCGTTGTTATTGGAAGTGGCCCAGCAGGAATGACAGCTGCTTTATATTCTTCAAGATCAAATTTATCTACGCTGATGTTGGAACGTGGAGTACCCGGCGGACAAATGATCAATACAGCAGAAATCGAAAATTATCCTGGATTCAATAGTATCGTTGGACCTGAGTTGTCTGAAAAGATGTTCGAAGGTTCTAAACAATTTGGAGCAGAGTATGCATATGCTGATGTTCAAGAAATCCAACAAGGAACAGAATACAAAACAATTATTGCAGGAAAAAAAACCTTTAAAACTCGTTCAATCATTATTGCAACTGGTGCAGAACACCGAAAATTAAATGTTGGTGGCGAAAATGAGTACAATGGTCGTGGTGTTTCTTACTGTGCCGTTTGTGATGGAGCTTTTTTCCGTAATAAAGAGTTAGTAGTTGTTGGCGGAGGAGACTCAGCTGTTGAAGAAGGAACTTATTTAACTCAATTTGCTAAAAAAGTTACGATTATTCATCGTCGTGATGAGTTAAGAGCCCAAAAAATTCTTCAAGATAGAGCTTTTAAAAATGAAAAAGTTGATTTCATTTGGGATTCTACCGTAGAAAATATTTATGGTGATGACAACAAAGTAACAGGTGTCAAAGTTAGAAATGTTCACACAAGTGAAGTCAAAGAATTTCCTGCAGATGGTGCATTTATCTATGTTGGTATCTTGCCAAATACAGATAAATTTAGAGACTTAGGTATTACGGATGAAGAAGGTTGGATTCCAACTAATGAAACAATGGAAACTTCACAACCTGGAATTTTTGCTATCGGAGATGTTCGCTTAACTCCTTTGCGTCAAGTTGCAACAGCTGTTGGTGATGGCAGCTTAGCTGGAAATGCTGTTTTCCACTATGTTGAGAAACTGAAGGAAAGTTTAGAAGCAAAAGCGATTAGTTCAAAATAA
- a CDS encoding phospho-sugar mutase: MSWRETYQLWENFNDLEIELKEELKSLKDDSDTLEDAFYAPLEFGTAGMRGIIGVGVNRMNAYTVRQATEGLARFMDSLGDETQKRGVAIAYDSRHKSPEFAMEAARTLGAHGIPAFVFESLRPTPELSFAVRHLNAFAGIMITASHNPAEYNGYKVYGEDGGQMPPKEADALTDYVRSVENILEIDVLSQEDLESQGLLTIIGEDVDSEYLKNVKKVTVNPELVKEMSKEMKLVYTPLHGTGKMLGEKALKNAGFESIYLVPEQAEADPDFSTVKSPNPEEPGAFEYAIKLGKEIDADVLVATDPDADRLGIAVKTAEGYYEVLTGNQIASLMLHYLLTAHRDAGTLPGNGVVLKSIVSSELPTAIAESFGVKMVNVLTGFKFIAEKIKQYETDNSQTFLFGFEESYGYLVSPFVRDKDAIQALVLIAEVAAYYKQKGDTLYDGLKQIFHNYGHFKEKTISISMQGITGAEKIKALMVKFREESPKEFAGIEVEYVEDFSLAKRTLNDGTTEDIDMPTANVLKYKLVDNSWIAIRPSGTEPKIKFYIGACDDSGVEIENKVIRLEESINSIVNE; the protein is encoded by the coding sequence ATGAGCTGGAGAGAGACTTATCAACTTTGGGAAAATTTTAATGATTTAGAAATTGAATTAAAAGAAGAATTAAAATCTTTGAAAGATGATTCGGATACATTAGAAGATGCATTTTATGCTCCTCTTGAATTTGGAACGGCAGGCATGCGTGGAATCATTGGTGTGGGTGTTAATCGTATGAATGCTTACACAGTAAGACAAGCAACAGAAGGACTAGCTCGTTTTATGGACAGTCTTGGAGATGAAACGCAAAAACGTGGAGTCGCAATCGCTTATGATTCAAGACATAAGTCTCCAGAATTTGCTATGGAAGCAGCAAGAACACTTGGAGCACATGGAATTCCAGCTTTTGTTTTTGAAAGTCTTCGCCCGACACCAGAATTATCTTTTGCTGTTCGTCATTTAAATGCATTTGCAGGAATCATGATTACTGCAAGTCACAATCCAGCTGAGTACAATGGATACAAAGTGTACGGAGAAGATGGCGGACAAATGCCACCTAAAGAAGCAGATGCTTTAACAGACTATGTTCGTAGTGTCGAAAATATCCTTGAAATTGATGTGTTATCACAAGAAGATCTTGAATCACAAGGATTGCTTACGATTATTGGAGAAGATGTAGATAGTGAATACTTAAAAAACGTGAAAAAAGTTACGGTTAATCCAGAGTTAGTGAAGGAAATGAGCAAAGAGATGAAATTAGTCTATACGCCACTTCATGGAACTGGAAAAATGTTAGGTGAAAAAGCTTTAAAAAATGCCGGGTTTGAATCTATTTACCTTGTTCCAGAACAAGCTGAAGCAGATCCTGATTTCTCGACAGTTAAGTCTCCTAATCCCGAAGAACCTGGTGCATTTGAATATGCAATCAAGTTAGGTAAAGAAATTGATGCTGATGTATTAGTGGCAACAGATCCAGATGCTGACCGATTGGGAATAGCTGTTAAAACTGCAGAAGGTTATTACGAAGTGTTAACTGGAAACCAAATTGCCAGTTTGATGTTGCACTATTTATTGACTGCACATAGAGATGCAGGAACGTTGCCTGGAAATGGTGTCGTGCTTAAATCGATCGTTTCGAGTGAATTGCCTACCGCTATCGCCGAAAGTTTTGGTGTTAAAATGGTAAATGTTTTAACTGGATTTAAATTTATTGCTGAAAAAATTAAACAATATGAAACAGATAACAGTCAAACATTCTTATTCGGCTTTGAAGAAAGTTACGGCTATCTTGTGTCGCCATTCGTACGAGACAAAGACGCTATTCAAGCCCTTGTGCTGATTGCAGAAGTAGCTGCTTATTATAAACAAAAAGGTGACACATTATATGACGGATTGAAACAAATTTTCCATAACTATGGTCACTTTAAAGAAAAAACAATCTCCATCAGCATGCAAGGAATCACTGGAGCTGAAAAAATCAAAGCATTAATGGTGAAATTCCGTGAAGAGTCACCAAAAGAATTTGCTGGAATTGAAGTCGAATACGTAGAGGACTTTTCACTCGCTAAACGTACGCTTAATGATGGGACAACTGAAGATATTGACATGCCTACAGCCAACGTCTTGAAATACAAATTAGTCGACAACAGTTGGATTGCTATCCGTCCTTCAGGAACAGAACCTAAAATTAAATTTTACATTGGTGCATGTGATGATTCAGGAGTAGAGATTGAAAATAAAGTCATTCGTCTTGAAGAAAGCATTAATTCAATCGTTAACGAATAA
- the rapZ gene encoding RNase adapter RapZ, whose amino-acid sequence MVDSLQLVILTGMSGAGKTVAMQSFEDMGYFCVDNMPPSLLPKFWELVKESGKLTKIALVIDLRSRAFFEEIVTALESMDNTSFVTTKIVYLDASDEELVSRYKETRRTHPLAMNGRLIVGIKKERELLEDIKGRAQLVIDTTKLTPRQLREKINSNFKTVDTELFRIEMVSFGFKYGLPIDADVVMDVRFLPNPHYIDNLRPLTGQDKPVYDYVMKQPETEIFYRKFTDLLEYILPGYKKEGKNNVTIAIGCTGGKHRSVALVERIAQKIEIDGYPVHVTHRDKGKVKESVNRS is encoded by the coding sequence ATGGTAGATAGTCTACAATTAGTCATTCTTACTGGAATGAGTGGAGCAGGTAAAACTGTGGCAATGCAGAGTTTTGAGGACATGGGTTATTTTTGTGTGGACAATATGCCGCCAAGTTTACTGCCGAAATTTTGGGAACTCGTTAAAGAATCTGGCAAATTAACAAAAATTGCTTTAGTAATTGATTTACGTTCCAGAGCCTTCTTTGAAGAAATCGTAACAGCTTTGGAATCAATGGATAATACCTCTTTTGTGACGACAAAAATAGTTTATTTAGATGCAAGTGATGAAGAATTGGTCTCGCGTTATAAAGAAACACGACGTACACATCCTTTAGCAATGAATGGACGTCTGATAGTAGGAATAAAAAAAGAGAGAGAATTGTTAGAAGACATAAAAGGGCGAGCTCAACTTGTAATTGATACAACGAAATTGACGCCGCGACAATTAAGAGAAAAAATTAATAGTAATTTTAAAACCGTCGATACAGAGTTGTTCAGAATTGAAATGGTATCATTTGGTTTCAAATATGGCTTACCAATTGATGCAGATGTAGTGATGGATGTTCGCTTCCTACCTAATCCGCATTATATCGATAATTTAAGGCCGTTAACAGGCCAGGATAAGCCTGTTTATGACTATGTAATGAAACAACCAGAAACAGAAATTTTTTATCGTAAATTCACAGATCTGTTAGAGTATATTTTACCAGGATACAAAAAAGAAGGTAAAAACAATGTTACCATTGCTATCGGGTGTACGGGTGGAAAACATCGCTCAGTAGCTTTAGTAGAACGGATTGCTCAGAAAATTGAAATCGATGGGTACCCTGTTCATGTTACTCATCGCGATAAAGGAAAGGTTAAAGAATCGGTGAATCGTTCATGA
- a CDS encoding gluconeogenesis factor YvcK family protein has protein sequence MIQERKKHRPKIVVIGGGTGLPVILNGLKLKEADVTAIVTVADDGGSSGTLRNYANIVPPGDIRNVLISLSNIPPVQKGIFQYRFDTNDNFLAGHSIGNLIIAAMSEMRGSIFEAIQLLSKMMLVDGHVYPAAEEPLTLHAIFEDGSKISGESKIAKERKKIERVYVTTVEDNHKAKASRKVIAAIHDADMVVLGPGSLFTSILPNLMIGDLGEAVKETKAKVVYICNIMTQLGETENFTDADHICVLHQHLEKKFIDTVLVNIGEVPENYMDAERYNEYLVQVAHNFKGLAEEVPSIISDDFLELRDQGVFHNGTKVVDELFKLAFDNRRLEKRNAY, from the coding sequence ATGATACAAGAAAGAAAGAAGCATAGACCTAAAATTGTGGTTATCGGTGGAGGTACCGGGTTACCCGTTATTTTAAATGGTTTAAAATTAAAAGAAGCAGATGTAACAGCCATTGTGACTGTTGCTGATGATGGAGGAAGCAGCGGAACGTTAAGAAATTATGCCAATATCGTTCCGCCAGGAGATATTCGAAATGTGCTGATTTCACTTTCTAATATCCCGCCTGTTCAAAAAGGAATTTTCCAATATCGATTTGATACAAATGATAACTTTTTAGCAGGACATTCAATTGGGAATCTGATCATTGCGGCCATGTCTGAAATGAGAGGGAGTATTTTTGAAGCCATTCAATTATTGTCTAAAATGATGTTAGTGGATGGACATGTTTACCCAGCAGCAGAAGAACCGTTAACACTGCATGCTATTTTTGAAGATGGGTCTAAAATTTCAGGCGAATCAAAAATTGCCAAAGAAAGAAAAAAAATAGAACGTGTCTATGTAACAACAGTAGAAGATAATCATAAAGCTAAAGCTTCTAGAAAAGTCATTGCAGCTATTCATGATGCTGATATGGTCGTTTTAGGACCTGGAAGCTTGTTCACGAGTATTTTACCCAACTTAATGATCGGTGATTTAGGGGAAGCAGTCAAAGAGACTAAAGCAAAAGTTGTTTACATTTGCAATATCATGACTCAACTTGGCGAAACCGAAAATTTTACGGATGCTGATCACATATGCGTGCTGCATCAACACTTAGAAAAAAAATTCATTGATACAGTTTTAGTCAATATTGGGGAAGTTCCAGAAAATTATATGGATGCCGAACGCTATAATGAGTATTTAGTACAAGTAGCTCATAACTTTAAAGGATTAGCTGAGGAAGTTCCTTCCATTATATCGGATGATTTCCTTGAATTAAGAGACCAAGGAGTCTTTCATAATGGGACAAAAGTTGTGGATGAATTATTTAAATTGGCTTTTGACAATAGACGGTTGGAAAAAAGAAATGCTTATTAA